The genomic stretch TCATTTACGGAATGGCATTGTTCCAGATTTCCGGGTCCAAACTGTATGGTTGGACAACCGGCTATATTCCTCCACAACCTGGAGTCACAGCCAGCCGGAGAGCCCTTTATGGCCACTGACTTACCCTCCGCTTTTTCAAATGCTCTTTCAAAGCTGTCTACAAACGGCCCCTTTTCCATCTCAAAAGGACCTCCTGCCTGATATATACTGATTTCCGGCATATGCTCCCGCAGCCATAAATCACTTTCTGCCAGACGCCTGATCTCGTCTGTGACCTCAGCTACGACCTGCTCATGGCTCATCAGGCCTGGAAGATAGTGGATGCACATCTCAAATTCACAATTCCCGGCAACCGTGGATCCTGCACTTCCTCCATGAATGGTCCCTACATTTAAATTAGGGGCAGGAAGAAGGGGGTGCTTAAGGCCAAGCAGCCAGCCATGCTCCAGTTCATTCAGTCTTTCTATGATCTTTATTGCCTTTTCAATGGCGCTCACACCCAGCCATTTTGCGCCGGAATGATTGGATTTCCCTGCGACCTGAACTTTCATAAATACAAATCCCATATGAGCCAGAATCAGTTCTCCGGATGTTGGCTCGCAGACCACCACTCCATCTGCCCGTTTTCCTCTCATAACCGCCTGAATGGAGCCGTTGCCGCCTCCCTCTTCATCACACACCGAGCAGATGTGGACGTTAAGAGGAAGAGGAATACCGGCATCCTTTAAAAGCTTTACTGCCATGACGGAAGCCATAAGGCCCCCTTTCATATCCGCAGCCCCCAGGCCGAACAGCTTGCCATCTGCGATTTCCGGAGCATGGGGAGGTACATTCCACAGGGACTCATCCCCCGGAGGCATGGTATCCATGTGACCGTTAAACATCAGGCTCTTGCTTCCCTGCCCTTTAAAAACGGCATAGACGTTATAACGGTCCTTATAGTCATGACCAGGATTGCCTTC from Lacrimispora sphenoides JCM 1415 encodes the following:
- a CDS encoding M20 family metallopeptidase, encoding MMERLKEVLESNREEYVKYLSELIAIDTQDLGHGIAGGREKEGQEYLIRLLEEMGADQIERDPMTEETVAASIETYGEGNPGHDYKDRYNVYAVFKGQGSKSLMFNGHMDTMPPGDESLWNVPPHAPEIADGKLFGLGAADMKGGLMASVMAVKLLKDAGIPLPLNVHICSVCDEEGGGNGSIQAVMRGKRADGVVVCEPTSGELILAHMGFVFMKVQVAGKSNHSGAKWLGVSAIEKAIKIIERLNELEHGWLLGLKHPLLPAPNLNVGTIHGGSAGSTVAGNCEFEMCIHYLPGLMSHEQVVAEVTDEIRRLAESDLWLREHMPEISIYQAGGPFEMEKGPFVDSFERAFEKAEGKSVAIKGSPAGCDSRLWRNIAGCPTIQFGPGNLEQCHSVNEYIQIEEYLKAIHIYAQLILEWGKEDRTDE